TGCGGCAACTGCACCGTCGCCTGCCGCGCAAACGACCTGTTTAGGCGCATCTTGTCTCATATCGCCCGCCGCAAATAACCCGTGTACGCTTGTTTGCATCTTTAAATTTACCGCGACCTGCCCGCCCGGCGTGACGTCGCAGATGAACTTGCCACTTTCGTCTTTTAGCACCTCATTTCGCACGTCAAGCCCCACGAATACGAAGATCCCCGGCAGCTGCAGCTCGCGCGCAGCGCCGCTTGTTTTATCCTTGACTACGACGCCAGTTACGCCGCTTGCATCGCCCTTGATCTGCTCTACGAGCGCGTTTGTGATGAGCTCGATATTTTCACTTTCGCGCACCTTTTGCACGGTAGAAGGCGCGGCGCGAAACTCATCGCGACGGTGAATCAGATAGACTTTAGAGCAAATTTTAGCTAGATACAGCGACTCCTCTAACGCCGTGTCGCCGCCGCCGAGGACGGCAACCTCTTTGCCCTTATAAAAAAATCCGTCGCAGGTCGCGCAGGTACTGACGCCGCGACCGAAAAACTCATCCTCGCCCTCTATCCCCGCGCGGCGCGGAGTAGAGCCCGTAGCTACGATAACGGCACGCGCGCGTCGTGTTTGATCGCCCTCGAGATAGATCGTAAAATTTCCATCGCCGTCTTTTAAAACGCGCAGCACGCGCACCATCTCATGCTTTAAGCCAAAGCGGAAGCACTGCTCCTGCCAAGGCGCCATAAAGCTCATCCCGTCGGTCACCGCAGCGACGCCCGGGTAGTTTTCCATCTCGGAGCTTGAGGTGATCTGCCCGCCGGGCATCCCCATCTCAAACATCACGACGTCCTTTAAACCGCCTCTTGTAGCATAAAGCCCCGCCGCTAACCCCGCAGGGCCGCCGCCGATAATTGCTAAATCTAACATTTTTTCTCCTTAATTATTTTATTAAGTAAAACCGAGAGCGTTAAATTTACGAGTTTAATTAATAAAACGATGAGTGGAAGAAGAAAAGGGCGAAAGCCGCCCTTTTAAAATTTACAGAAGCGAGTTTAGCTTGTCGGCTATGATCTGCTTGGATTGCGCGCCGATGAGCTGAGCTTTTAGCTCGCCGTCTTTGAAAAATAGTATCGTAGGGATCGAGCGGACGCCGAACTGCACCGCAAGATCCTGCGCTTCGTCGGTATTTACTTTGCAAATTTTAGCCTTGCCCTCGTAATCGTTCGCAAGCTCCTCGATGATCGGGGCGATCATACGGCACGGTCCGCACCAAGGCGCCCAGAAATCGACTAGCGCGACACCCTCTTTAATAACGTCGAAATTCTCCGAAGTAAGCTCTATATACTTTCCCATAATGTTCTCCTTGTGTTAAAATTCCGCGGATTATAGTTTATTATCTTAAATAAATAATAAAAATTCTAATTTAAAAAGATATGTTGGCGATAAATTTTATCTGCTTTGGATAAACTTCCACGACGTCGATCTGCCACGGCTCGTCCGTATCGCAGCTCATCAGATAAAATTCCGCCGCCTTTAAAATTTTAGCCATCTTGGCGCCCGTCACACGCTCTGCGGCGTCATAATCGCCGCTCGTAGCTTTTACTTCTACAAAGTGCAAAATCCCGCCCTTACGCGCGATTATATCGATCTCGCCGAAGCGGCAGCGGAAATTTCGCTTTAAAATTTCAAATCCTTCGCCGCGTAAAAAT
The nucleotide sequence above comes from uncultured Campylobacter sp.. Encoded proteins:
- the trxB gene encoding thioredoxin-disulfide reductase, which gives rise to MLDLAIIGGGPAGLAAGLYATRGGLKDVVMFEMGMPGGQITSSSEMENYPGVAAVTDGMSFMAPWQEQCFRFGLKHEMVRVLRVLKDGDGNFTIYLEGDQTRRARAVIVATGSTPRRAGIEGEDEFFGRGVSTCATCDGFFYKGKEVAVLGGGDTALEESLYLAKICSKVYLIHRRDEFRAAPSTVQKVRESENIELITNALVEQIKGDASGVTGVVVKDKTSGAARELQLPGIFVFVGLDVRNEVLKDESGKFICDVTPGGQVAVNLKMQTSVHGLFAAGDMRQDAPKQVVCAAGDGAVAALSAIAYLQGHDK
- the trxA gene encoding thioredoxin; this encodes MGKYIELTSENFDVIKEGVALVDFWAPWCGPCRMIAPIIEELANDYEGKAKICKVNTDEAQDLAVQFGVRSIPTILFFKDGELKAQLIGAQSKQIIADKLNSLL
- a CDS encoding YraN family protein: MGLKEYIFGFACEDRASEFLRGEGFEILKRNFRCRFGEIDIIARKGGILHFVEVKATSGDYDAAERVTGAKMAKILKAAEFYLMSCDTDEPWQIDVVEVYPKQIKFIANISF